The Magnolia sinica isolate HGM2019 chromosome 10, MsV1, whole genome shotgun sequence genome includes a window with the following:
- the LOC131257566 gene encoding transcription factor MYB36-like, whose amino-acid sequence MGRAPCCDKDNVKKGPWSPEEDAKLKAYIEQYGTGGNWIALPHKIGLKRCGKSCRLRWLNYLRPNIKHGGFSEEEDNIICSLYISIGSRWSIIAAQLPGRTDNDIKNYWNTRLKKKLLGRRKESQARHLSTINQETKDANGTDDNNTYTPALTSSALERMQLHMQLQSLQSPLAFYNNPALWPKFHALGEKILQTQFSDINTTLTQQASISQIEPLQMVGQFHDIAPPLIESPQPNSMANNQNQDELENSLKGFSLQSSPIAFGNWCNSTDQSMFLKPNSQEPSNSGLQSELHDFVYRTVQEEQVYGFDCLKDMIGTKDNMIWWANEIEASSSSNSWDSDSILRPDGIFHDQYQMAYDL is encoded by the exons atgggaagaGCTCCTTGCTGTGACAAAGATAATGTGAAGAAGGGTCCATGGTCGCCTGAAGAAGATGCTAAGCTGAAGGCATACATAGAGCAATATGGCACTGGTGGAAACTGGATTGCTCTTCCTCACAAGATTG GTCTTAAAAGATGTGGGAAGAGTTGCAGACTGAGATGGTTGAATTACTTAAGGCCCAACATCAAACATGGAGGCTTCTCCGAGGAAGAAGACAACATCATTTGTAGCCTCTACATAAGTATTGGGAGCAG GTGGTCGATAATCGCAGCCCAATTGCCTGGAAGAACCGATAATGACATTAAAAACTACTGGAACACCAGACTGAAGAAGAAGCTGCTTGGAAGGCGCAAAGAATCACAAGCTCGCCACCTCTCCACCATCAATCAAGAAACCAAAGACGCAAATGGGACCGATGACAACAACACATACACCCCAGCCTTAACCTCATCAGCCCTTGAAAGAATGCAACTCCACATGCAGCTCCAAAGCCTCCAAAGCCCTTTGGCTTTCTACAACAACCCTGCACTCTGGCCTAAGTTCCATGCACTCGGAGAAAAGATCCTACAAACCCAATTTTCCGACATCAACACCACGCTGACCCAACAAGCTTCCATTTCTCAAATCGAACCTCTCCAGATGGTGGGCCAGTTCCATGATATAGCTCCACCTCTGATCGAATCTCCACAACCCAATTCAATGGCTAACAATCAAAATCAAGATGAATTAGAGAATTCCTTAAAAGGGTTTTCTTTGCAATCAAGTCCCATCGCTTTTGGCAATTGGTGCAACTCCACAGATCAATCTATGTTCTTGAAACCCAACAGTCAGGAGCCGTCGAATTCTGGCCTACAATCCGAACTTCATGACTTTGTTTATAGGACCGTGCAGGAAGAGCAAGTTTACGGATTTGATTGTTTGAAAGATATGATTGGAACTAAGGAcaacatgatttggtgggccaatgaGATCGAAGCTAGTTCATCGTCAAATTCGTGGGACTCGGACTCTATTCTTCGGCCTGATGGGATCTTTCATGATCAGTATCAGATGGCGTATGATCTATGA